In Brachypodium distachyon strain Bd21 chromosome 5, Brachypodium_distachyon_v3.0, whole genome shotgun sequence, the genomic window ACAAaggcaaggagccggctgcAGAGTCGGGGAAGGGTGGCCAGGACCGGGGCTCCGCCAGGCCAGAGGACTTGGACTCCGACGATTCCTCGCTGGGCATCGGAGGAGActcggacgacgacgacgatgacgctCCCTTGGAAGCTGGCGGGGTCGCGTTGGAGgaggacgatgacgacgacgacatccCCGTCGTGAGGCGGTCCGCGGCAGAGCGGGCAGGCAggcgggaggccagcccgcagcctcaggCGCCTCTTGTCAATGCAGGGACTGTGGCCTCTGCCAACAGCGgggcggctgcagcagccatCCCGGCTACCCTGGCGGCTCCGCCAATTCCCCCCGCACGAAGCACCCCCCCAGCGAGGAGCATTCTGCCgaacagggtgctcaagctcaacccacCAGGGTAAGTTTGACGTTGTTctaaacattttggttttcacGGATTTTACATATCTTGCTAGCTTACTTCTGCACTTCCTAGgtcttcgaggaagagggggcaggccagtactttgccggcggccccagCCAAGAAACCCCGCCCGGCGTCGGGTGGTGGTGACAAGGACGCCGCTGATGCGGCTGTTACTGCGacggcagctgccgctggggaCACAAGGGTCCCCGACCCGAGCttgcagggcaccggcccggcaGCAGGTAGCGCAAGCTCAAGTACTTCTTtttctaatttattttttccactGCCTTCTCACACGGAGCCCCCCGCAGGGCCCATGACGTCCGTCGGAAGCGtcccggcggcgggcggggagGCGGCTGGCGAGGCCGCACACCAAGCCGCTGACGAGACACGGCAAGGTACAGCCTTCTTTCACTCATCTGCGACATCTTCTAGACTAACGTGGGTGTTCTTCATGCAGTAGCCGGGGATGTCCCAGCTACACCCGCGCCCACCGAGGTGCAGGTAATCGACCTTACTGGCGAGGCCGATGATGATGCTCCGGAGGAGGTTGCCTCCGCCGGAACCCTTCAACAACCTGCCCTGAAGCTTGCCGGGGACGCGACTGCTGCCGCAGGTGACGCCACGCAGACGGCACCGTCTGCGGTGGGTGACATGCGGCAGCCTCTGCCAGCCAGGGCAAACAGCGATGCCCTGGAGAAGCCCTCGAGCCCCCAGCCTGCCACTTTGGACGGGCAAGGAGTGGCGGGACTCAGCCAAGCCGGAGGCGCGTCACCGAACCCTGACGCGGCCTCGGGGTCACAGACGGttgcggcggggtcctcctcctccgccggatCCGCCTTCAGCttgggagcaggggagctcatCGGGCAGTCATCGGGTCGGATCACTTTGTCAACATGGACACCAGGtaatcgacaacatccagcagcaacagcgTATGTTCGTTGATTTCTTCAATGAtgcgcagcagcaccatgctCGCGTGGTGGCGGAACTGGGCGCCGCGCTACGGGAGACAGAGGAGCAGCACACTGAGCTACAACGGCTGCGAggggagctccagcaggcgcagCAAGCTAGGGCGGCGCCTGCCGTGCAAGGAGTGCCGGAGGCTGAAGTCCTCCAGCAACTGTGGGACCtgcagcaagagcaccagcgggagctcgaccTAGTGAAGGCCGCGCACACCTAGAGTgaagaggagcaccaggcggccctggactcgttccaggggcgtctacgggagaagacggacttgctatccaactactccctggagatccagcaCCTCCGTCGTGAGGTCGTAGAGCTGGAGACGACGGCTGTGACGGCAGCTGAAGCCTCGGCGCGCcgagagaaggagctgcaagaccaggctcgctcccgggagcgcgagcttgcggggcaaCTCAAGGCTGCTCAGGATGCTTCAGGGCGAGCTTGACAtggcgcggcaggagctccGGCTCGTTGACGAGGACAACACCAAAAAGGCGTCCGAGATCGGCAAGCTGAAGTCCGaatgccgcgagcacaagctgcaggccccGGAAGCTCGTGGTGCatgcaccgagctgcgggccTGCAGGATGGGGGAGgtagccaggctgaagaagctggcggactcggcggtggaggcgctgcaggggttcgacatcccggtGACCTCCTTCGATGAGGCGAACATCggcagcttcacctccttTTTTGCAGATTTCGTTGGCCGGCTACACAGCCTGCAGAATTGTGTCACGGCTTTCGGGGACCGGCAGGTCGGCCTCGCAGCCGAGCAAGTCGCTGGGCAAATTCTTAtccgggtccactccgcccaccccgacttttcgttcgagtcggtcttcgacgcctggtcagacgaagaagaggccaagacccatcGGGAAGCGGTGCAAGGAGgggtggacgagatggtggcgcggatgcagAGCAAGGCTgatgaagctgaagctgcCAACGAAGAAGCCGCCGGAGGAGCCCccggcgtcgaggaggcaTCTGACGCCGACGCAACTGCCCCGGAAGCACCTCCTGCATAGTTATCTGCTCGTTCTTCTTTTGTATTtactttcctgcaagtggcgcaagGCGCCTTGAAACTTACTTTGTGCTAGCCTTTTTGTCATTCTGAATGCTATCCGTGAACTCGTTCGTTTGAGTTTTATCATATCCAATGCcattttatttgcttttccGCTTAtgactagcttgccggggagagGCTTTGTCTCTCCCGTGCTTTAACCTTATGTATCCGGGGGCTCACCAGCTAGatgcttggccagactagggacccgggacgtacccgcggtgccaacctagggccaaacagcagcggctagccactccgcctgcgggttaactaccccagcgcgcacgcctccgggacggagctccccgcaagcgtccttcctacactccggctacacggGGACTGAGCTTACCTCAGCAAACCAGTATCACTAAAGGAAGAACGAAGGACTCAAAaaaagtacttagccgtggagagccgtggcaaggacgctgtggcagtgcaccctctaGCGGCATgagcggaggcatgcaccaccacagcgtcttCGAGACGCCTCTCGCCTCTTGCATCGCCATTTCTAGTGTCCCtccataagagatgtggcagggccgcgatggtgggaataCCCTCAGCGACaggcgcagagggatgcaccaccatcgcctctctgcgacatctcttgctttcttgcccgttgTTTTTGCATCGCTTGCTCCGGTCATTAAATAGCCAGAGTACTGCCCTTGCCGCCACACGCACGGGACCACCAATTgacgcgtggaggcactggccctatCTCAGagtcctgcatcaagcctcaaagtaattgccatatacgTACAACTTACctgcaagacgacgacacccgtgactgCTCCTGCATGGTAGATCTTTGCAATgcccggatttttttttgaaatgcacgaaaaagaCAACACTGATTGGATAACCTCTTGCCTCCCAGCCACCGGgaacagaagagtcgacctcaggcTTGGATGTCAGCATCTTTTGTACGCCATGGTGCCACGCTGACACCCAGCACGTTGTGAacgtgtaacatcccaaaatttcaaattcttacatctgcattgcattcatgagcatcatgccacaattgcattttttaattcaaatttgaatctcaaaaggctttaaaagattttatttcaatttaaaccctagggttttcacccatttgatctttggatcttcaaaccaatagggtttatctataaaaggggtttattgcataaatagacaatcccataattttttggataattatttggagttgaaaaactattttatttaaatagttatatagccctaaaggcatttatagggcaaatgtatttttatatattttattttgaggggaaattactcccaaaagttgaatcatgaaaacatgattttaaaaaaattctagaatttatttggatcaatttggagttcaaaatcaaaagatatcaaagaaatgagaaaaagtgaaaaagaaaaggctaaaagaaaaaaaaaaggaagaaaccggaccggcccggccgttttgggccgaaccggccccgtccCGACCACGCCCGAGCCGAACCGATCCCGCTGggtccgcgcgcgcccgcagccactgataggtggggcccacctgtcagggtcTTCGTCCCCGATGGAAAgcgcctgcgccgcccgccATGTCCGCGCTAGATTCCCGCCGCCACAATCTCCGGGATCCGCCATTCCCGGCCTTCCCGAAACTTGCCGCTCGCGTCCGTATAAAGCcccgctcctcctctctctttcccctctgctcgctctctctcttacgcgcccacgccgccgcgattgctcgccgaaaccctagcgccgcccgccgccgttttccttcgtcgccggcgaacCAAGAGGTTCGAACCCCCATCTtctgccccctcttcttctACTTCTCCGTGCGCTTCTTTTGACGCACGCCATCTTTGTTTTCATGAACCGcagcccgtcgccgtcgtcgccggagctccgccttggctcgccgtcgccattgtcgtcctaggcgtggcatccgacccccccccccaagcCGCGCTGACCCCGTTCCCGACTCCGCCTCGACGCGCCGCGCTTCCCCGagtcgcccgcgccgccgcctcctgtgCCGGGCCGTCGTCTTCCCCGTCTCCGACgagcgccaccaccgccaggtAAACCCTAGCGCATCTCAGCCGTCCGATCTTGGCCAACGGTCAAGATTAGATCCCGGGTTTTATttttaatcgaaccggtaccgtccaattagaagctgacacgtggcactttgatagaaaaataaaaatgtaattttaatcccccagtttaattaaatggcacttttgcagaaaagccccagtaacttcaaatgcttataacttttaaaccctttggccaaatttgacaaactttaactttttggaaagctctcgcCCTGTAGAaacttttggcactgtttaaatttaaattagaaaatttgaatcacagtcaatttacagaatagggtttaataccatttaattcataactaattaattagaaatcctttttaagtgaaaccagtgcccaaaattttgttttgatgtcctctgtccattggaacagagaaataaatatttttaattaaattgtttggctgatgccaataaaacctaatttagggttttaaatcatttgtttttgcctttttgttaaaaccctaatgcatttgttttaattactaatgcttaggatcagttcatcacccgaataaaataaacccaatcatgtcacatgtttgcattgcatcatagcatacgttcttttgtcatgatttgaattgtgtgtttatgtgtgtgtatattgtttgtttcgtatagttttctcggagagcgaaccttgtgattgtgacgagtgtttgaacaccaactgctatcaaggcaagttcactttgatcatatcctattacttttgtttttaaaatacttatgcattagagttgtttgtggaaatgcattgatagaactattactcgtacttatgctagctatgacttGACCTATTAGTGATAGGATTACTTTTGCCATTacccttccaccaattgccatcgtaagtaGTTGATTTGCTacgctatgttagtatacgtgggagggaatctcaattaccatgaaactgttattatgaagtattttggaaacctggcaaaaacaactttaatgaccgtcctgggtgggctgctttgagtatttgagatgtatgcgacgtcaggtccatttctatgagtcgtctcgccatttctatgggagcgcctgcgtcgcaaatgtgggatgccacccggggtaaccagagaatggactagtttcctgtttagtagcttccaatacaaccacatggtgctatggctctgccaggatggacgtaagaaatatgaacctggatccgaggtgacatcggtatgtagcagtgtaggtctgaacgcgtccctcaggtggtttggggaaatatgttctgaaaattcctgtaatcgatgccgttgctactctaccctgaggacaatTATGTGCACTtagagcaggagacaaaaGCACGCATTAACAGTAAAGTACAATACTTACTGAAGAACCACTTAtttttattcaactttgtgctagtgGATTACAATCgtgccttgcccggctacactagcttaaagaggcacgctgccgcagcgtcacccgtgggtaaggcaccATCGTTTCACAGGTAGAACTTGCGGAGGtactcaatgttccaactattgggcaccggcaagccttcttcggtttccagccagacagcccccggtctggtcacctgcactacccggaaagggccttccccgtttggagtcaacttgttcccggccttcgttccttgtatccgccgcaggacgaggtctccaacatcgagcccccggggacggactctcctgtcgtgataacgacggagcccCTCCTagtagcctgcagctcgcacagcagtccggcatcgaatctcctcgatgaaggtaatgTCATCTATCCTCTGcgcgtgttggctcttgtcgtcGTACACGCGTACCCAaggtgacccatgcttgagctcgcgggcagcacagcttctgccccgtagacgagggcaaacggagtttggctcatcgcccgacttggtgtggtccgtacagaccacagcacgggctagagttcttcaacccagtgtttccagTGGCCCTTGatcttgtcaaaggttctcgttttGAGCTCTCGCGGCACTTCCGCGTTGGCTGGCtccacttgcccgttgctcctcggatgagcgacggaggcaaagtgaattttagtgcccatgtcctcgcagtaagcttggaacaccgcactagtgaattgtgtgccattatcggtgatgatgccattaggcacaccaaactggcacaatgctcttgaaaaacttgatggtcgcCTGTGCTGTGACGGCTCGGACGGGCTCCATTTCaatccacttcgagaacttgtcgatggccacgagtaAGTCCTTGTAGCCGCCAACGGCTCTCGGCAACTTCCTGACGATATCCAGCCCCGAGACCAcaaacggccacgaggacagGATGatttgcagggcttgcgctggctggttgctcttcttggcgtgaaactggcacgcttcacaggtcttgactagttACTCGGCATCAGCTAATGctgttggccagtagaagccgtgcggaatgctttcccagcgagcgccctggaggccacatggtgcgagcatgtgtcTCAATGGATATCCTCTAGCAGCATGCGCCCATcttcttggggcacgcagaggagcataactccgttaggacgcctccggtagagatcgCCATCCACCAGAGCGTACATTTTAGCTTGCCAGGCCACTcgttccgcggcaacgtctttctccgggaaggtcccgtccctgaggtagCGAACAATATCTGCCCCCCAGGGTGGTTGTTCCTGGCTCGCGCATGCCACAAGCTTGGTGGCATGGtgccccgcagctgcgggtCTCCTTGGGTTGCCGGAGgagcttccccggcaaccgtcttgggatcgacagagggctttgactgcctctgtacgaacaccccaggaggcaccttgctgcgttccgctaCCCACTTGGACAATTCATctgcaacaaagttgtccatgcgcttcacgtgctcaaaccgcagccccttgaacttggactcccgTTTTCGCACTTCTTCCACGTACACAGCTATttgggggcagtcgtagtccttgttcacctagTTTATCACGACTTGTGAgtcaccgcgaacaaccaggcacttgatgtcgagggcgattgccgcgCGTAGCCCGGCCAGTAGCCCCTCATACTCTGATGTGTATCACGAATTTGAGTtgatctccagtgggcgactcgatcaccactccggccCCGGCGAAGTCGAGTTGTATCACGAATTTGACTtgatctccagtgggcgactcgatcaccactccggccccggcgcccTACAGGCAGAAGGCggcgtcgaagtacatgacccagtacccctCGTCCAACTTTCCGGGAAGGCTTGcttccagttcttcttcctctatgcccgttgacgtccactccgcgacaaaGTCAGCGAGAGCGGCGCTCTAGATGCTTTTGGTATTCGCGAAAtgcagcccgaactccgccagctccattctccaatcggccaccctcccagtggcttcacggttgacgAGGGCCCGCtccaggcagaaccccgacaccaccgtgatgatgagcgcctgaaagtaatggcgcagcttccgtgAAGCGAGAAGGATCCCAAGAaaaagcttctggacctgcgggtaccgtacccgggcatctcgcaacaccgtgctgacgaagtacaggGGATGCTGcgctagccgcttgcggggggcagcctgaGTGGACTGCCCCTCGGCTCCCGAGGCAGAGGTGGTCGCCGGGGGTTCCTCCGGCTCGCTGGGACTtgttcttccctctcggcaacgagcacggagctcactaccCGGTCCGTTGCTGCCAAGtatagcagcaacggctcgcctgGCTTGGGGGCAACGAGGACCGGTGGcgatttcaggtactgcttcaagtcctggaacgctGCTTCCGCCTCGAgggtccaattgattgggcccttcttcttcatcaacttgaagaaaggcagggctcgctcgcccagccttgagatgaaacacCCGAGCGCCCCAACacaaccgttgaggcgttggacgtctctaaccttgcagggagcctccatcttctcgatcgcctcgATCTTCTATCGATTGGCTTCGATCCCCTGGTGAGacaccaagaagcccagcaagtgccccgagtccacgccgaacgtgcacttcttggggttaagcttgagcttgatcctgcggagattatcgaatgtctcctgcaggtcgccgatgAGCGAGTCCCTGcgccgcgacttgacgacgatatcgtccatgtaggcctcgatattcTGGCCTAGCTAGGGTCCCAGACACTCACGCAAAgcgcgctgaaatgttgaccccgcgttcttcaacccaaaaggcatgcacgtataacagtagcagccaatcGAGGTGATAAAAgatgttttctcctcatcctcgactgccatcttaatctgatggtagccggagaaggcatccagaaagcataaagactcacaacctgccgtggaatctactatttgatcgatccGGGGTatagggaaggggtccttaggacatgcacgattaagataaGTGAAATCTACACACGTGCGCAATTTATTCCCAgctttagggactacaacaggatttgctaaccaagtagggtatagcacttccctgatcgccatggcgttcttgagcttctccacttcttgtaggatgaagtccttgcgttcctgtgcttgccggcgaaccttctgcttgacgggccgcgcgttcagccgcaccgccagccgatgcttgatcacctccctggggactccgggaagatctgacggctcccaagcgaacacgtcagaattctcccggaggaaggcgacgagggtgttttcctatttgtcaccgaggctcgcaccgatggagacggtacgtgcctcgttgccggcatgcaggggcaccttcttgaccttggcgccctcctccttcagcttcatgCCCTTGCTAATGCGcaggctggagctggagctacCCCCGGTGTCCTGTCCGAGAGCGGCTCATGCCTTCTTCTCTGCGGGctgttcacccgcaagtggatcctcgttctCGGCAACGTCGTAGTCGTCGGAATCCGCCACTTCGAAGGCCTttacgacctcgcccacgcaccaagcggCATCCTTCATGTCACACTTGATGGAGAGCACACCGTacgttgacggcatcttcatcacgccataggcgcaatgggttgtcgccatgaacttgatcagcgccggccgaccaataaTCCCGTTGTACAGCAACAGGGTGTGAGCCACGTCGAAAATGACGTGCTCAGTTCAGAACGCCTCCCGAGACCCAAAGGTCACCGGGAGCATGATTctccccatgggctgcaccacttcGGGGTTGattccccggaacgggtcggtgggcttcatttgctccagaggcagctgaagcttctccaccagcttggcggacaggaggttaaggctcgccccgttgtccaccagaaccttggtcaccgtcacattgtttatgatctGTGACACCACGAGGGGCAGTACCCCTGATCCCAAGGAACGAATCGAATGATCGTCTGAGTTGAAGGTAATcagcacgtgcgaccacctcaacggctgctgcgcctacatgctggggaggagggcgcaacCTCACGcgtgagccgcttcacggcggcGTGAGACGTGCGAGCGTATGCTCCCCCGTGTATGCAGGCGACATCGCgtggctcctggaagccgggttCGTCGACGACGTCA contains:
- the LOC104585521 gene encoding skin secretory protein xP2-like is translated as MSSKGQNRPNGSTSKGEKHEKAGKKELSERARKDAEMQAKFAFFSPRYNGEGVEKLVLALATKHNEHGLTQVLPVGAERDPQYFRIFGRFILAGPHKGKEPAAESGKGGQDRGSARPEDLDSDDSSLGIGGDSDDDDDDAPLEAGGVALEEDDDDDDIPVVRRSAAERAGRREASPQPQAPLVNAGTVASANSGAAAAAIPATLAAPPIPPARSTPPARSILPNRVLKLNPPGSSRKRGQASTLPAAPAKKPRPASGGGDKDAADAAVTATAAAAGDTRVPDPSLQGTGPAAVAGDVPATPAPTEVQVIDLTGEADDDAPEEVASAGTLQQPALKLAGDATAAAGDATQTAPSAVGDMRQPLPARANSDALEKPSSPQPATLDGQGVAGLSQAGGASPNPDAASGSQTVIDNIQQQQRMFVDFFNDAQQHHARVVAELGAALRETEEQHTELQRLRGELQQAQQARAAPAVQGVPEAEVLQQLWDLQQEHQRELDLVKAAHT